A single window of Sporosarcina sp. Marseille-Q4943 DNA harbors:
- a CDS encoding IucA/IucC family siderophore biosynthesis protein: MKICETPLTMLTEKNWEQVDKQLLAKMLQEFIYEEILVPEIVSEKNGIRTYEWTDKKGTTYRFQAKTRLFDSISVISETIEVLTDEVKKTPLSLSLLLSIQEEENMTGATAGHLVKEYLHTMLADAQIKSRSKTSEELIELDYAELEGEMTGHPWITYNKGRIGFAYNDYIQFAPEQQKKVKISWVAVHRSIATFQSVEGLAYEQVMNQELGEDTCKRFNDRLKDMNLQPDHYYFIPIHIWQWNHSIVPMFAAEIAKSEIIPLGEGDDQYLPQQSIRTFVNVTNKEKYHVKLPMSILNTLVYRGLPGERTVIAPQVTTFMKKILENDPFLKDECRLGLLGEVATMNVDHQTFKDVKGTPYQYLELFGVVWRESIYKELLAGEHAITLASLLHVDHEGTPFVSKLIEKSALTVNEWINRLVKAILPPLLHYLYQYGTVFSPHGQNTVLVLKDNVPERTIMKDFVDDVNISDQSFPELEALSDRLKQVLRSETPEGLTQFILTGLFICHFRYLSNILEENEAFPEHCFWGIVREEILSYQKRFPQLNDRYQLFDLLRPTFTKLTLNRNRMFDYGYEDGEDRPHASEFGEVTNALYVKTAEKYMEI, from the coding sequence ATGAAGATATGTGAAACCCCTTTAACAATGTTAACCGAGAAAAATTGGGAACAAGTAGATAAACAGTTATTAGCAAAAATGCTTCAAGAATTTATTTATGAAGAAATTTTGGTTCCAGAGATAGTAAGTGAGAAAAATGGAATTCGTACATATGAGTGGACAGATAAGAAAGGAACCACTTATCGATTCCAGGCAAAGACGCGTTTGTTTGATAGTATCTCTGTTATTTCTGAAACTATTGAAGTTTTGACAGATGAAGTGAAGAAAACCCCGTTATCTCTGTCGCTTTTACTTAGTATTCAAGAGGAAGAGAATATGACAGGTGCTACTGCTGGACATTTGGTTAAGGAATATTTGCACACAATGCTAGCAGACGCCCAAATAAAATCGAGGTCAAAAACTTCTGAAGAGCTTATTGAATTGGATTATGCAGAACTAGAAGGGGAAATGACCGGTCATCCATGGATTACTTATAATAAAGGACGGATAGGTTTTGCATATAATGATTATATTCAATTTGCTCCAGAACAACAGAAAAAAGTAAAGATATCGTGGGTTGCTGTTCACCGAAGCATTGCGACATTTCAGTCGGTCGAAGGGTTAGCCTATGAGCAGGTAATGAATCAAGAGCTAGGAGAAGATACATGCAAGCGTTTTAACGATCGATTAAAAGACATGAATCTACAGCCAGATCATTACTATTTTATCCCGATTCACATTTGGCAATGGAATCATTCGATCGTCCCTATGTTTGCTGCGGAAATTGCAAAGAGTGAGATAATTCCACTTGGAGAAGGTGATGACCAATACCTTCCGCAGCAATCGATTCGAACATTTGTCAATGTGACAAATAAAGAGAAGTATCATGTGAAATTGCCAATGAGTATTTTAAACACCTTAGTTTACCGTGGTCTGCCTGGTGAGAGAACAGTGATCGCTCCCCAGGTAACGACATTTATGAAAAAGATACTCGAAAATGATCCCTTTTTGAAAGACGAGTGCCGACTCGGATTATTAGGGGAAGTAGCAACGATGAATGTCGATCACCAGACCTTTAAAGATGTAAAAGGAACTCCATATCAGTATCTTGAACTATTTGGAGTCGTTTGGAGGGAGAGTATATATAAGGAATTACTAGCTGGGGAACATGCGATTACGCTTGCTTCATTATTACATGTGGATCATGAAGGGACCCCATTTGTTTCTAAGCTAATCGAAAAATCCGCATTGACGGTCAATGAGTGGATAAACAGGCTTGTAAAAGCAATTTTACCGCCGTTGCTACACTACTTGTATCAATATGGTACTGTGTTTTCGCCACATGGACAGAATACAGTTCTTGTGTTAAAGGATAATGTTCCAGAACGGACGATAATGAAGGATTTTGTTGATGATGTAAATATAAGTGATCAATCTTTTCCTGAGCTGGAGGCCCTTTCAGATAGGTTGAAACAGGTGCTACGGAGTGAAACGCCGGAAGGGTTAACACAGTTTATCCTAACAGGACTATTCATATGCCACTTTCGTTATTTAAGCAACATCCTAGAAGAGAATGAAGCCTTTCCTGAACATTGTTTTTGGGGAATCGTTAGAGAGGAAATACTTTCTTATCAAAAAAGATTTCCACAACTAAATGATCGCTATCAGTTATTTGATTTGTTACGTCCCACTTTTACAAAATTAACGCTAAATCGAAACCGTATGTTTGATTATGGATATGAAGATGGTGAAGATCGCCCACATGCAAGCGAGTTTGGAGAGGTTACGAATGCCCTTTATGTTAAAACAGCGGAAAAATATATGGAAATATGA
- a CDS encoding thioredoxin domain-containing protein, giving the protein MSIKNDHLKFGSADAPLKIEAFINLACPGSARIYHLAKEVLPPYIENGQIEVIVKLYDKPREELLRGALIHWTFDNANPTETLDVIGKLLETQQEWHDLSDKELKRLLVDQYNLQEEERLENVDVSLAITAEAIEREVKIVPTLFFNGEKLLGFTYKLEPSDLKQAVETSLAKIS; this is encoded by the coding sequence ATGTCAATTAAGAATGATCATTTGAAATTCGGCAGTGCGGATGCGCCTTTAAAAATCGAGGCTTTTATTAATTTGGCCTGCCCAGGCAGTGCAAGAATTTATCATTTAGCAAAAGAAGTATTGCCTCCATATATCGAAAATGGTCAAATTGAAGTAATTGTGAAGTTATACGATAAGCCTCGTGAAGAACTTCTCCGCGGTGCATTGATTCACTGGACATTTGATAATGCGAATCCAACAGAAACATTAGACGTGATAGGAAAACTACTGGAAACACAACAAGAATGGCATGACCTATCGGATAAAGAATTAAAAAGATTACTTGTCGATCAATACAATCTGCAAGAAGAGGAACGTCTTGAAAATGTTGATGTAAGCTTAGCGATTACGGCTGAAGCGATTGAACGAGAAGTGAAAATCGTACCAACTTTATTCTTCAATGGTGAAAAATTATTAGGTTTTACATATAAGCTAGAGCCTTCTGATTTAAAACAGGCAGTTGAAACGTCATTGGCGAAAATTTCATAA
- a CDS encoding acyl-CoA dehydrogenase family protein — translation MSKKLFIETAFQKEWLEELMNLEDAFKSHSKENDEQVRFPKENIKALVDLGYTKLTLPKEYGGVGISVRDMVLFQETIASFDGATGLSIGWHQGVVGELYGKKLWSEDMLTSFAQEVLDGALVNRAVSEAQTGSPTRGGRPGTNAVKRNDKWVITGQKNFTTMSPVLTHFLVSAWIEEKEGIGFFLVERDSKGLSIKETWDVIAMRGTESHDLVLDHVEVSEEQFVEFNLGPRGNTVNGWILHIPACYLGIAQAARDYAVKFAVEYSPNSLQGPISQLPNVQNLIGEMDLELMKARHFLYSVADAVDADSRREQITNELAAAKHIVTNSAISIVDKAMRLVGAKSLQMSNPLQRYYRDVRAGLHNPPMDDMTISKLAQTAIKEAESM, via the coding sequence ATGTCAAAAAAGTTATTTATTGAAACTGCATTTCAAAAGGAATGGCTTGAAGAGCTAATGAACCTTGAGGACGCCTTTAAAAGTCATTCGAAAGAAAACGATGAGCAGGTTCGCTTTCCAAAAGAAAATATAAAAGCACTTGTCGATTTAGGTTATACGAAACTAACGTTACCGAAGGAATATGGCGGCGTTGGTATAAGCGTCCGTGACATGGTCCTTTTCCAAGAAACGATTGCTAGTTTTGATGGAGCTACAGGATTATCAATTGGGTGGCACCAAGGTGTTGTCGGAGAACTTTATGGAAAAAAACTGTGGAGTGAAGATATGTTAACTTCATTTGCACAAGAGGTTTTGGACGGGGCGTTGGTGAATCGAGCAGTTAGTGAAGCTCAAACGGGCAGTCCAACACGCGGTGGACGTCCTGGGACCAATGCCGTAAAACGTAATGACAAATGGGTTATTACGGGGCAAAAAAACTTTACGACGATGTCCCCCGTGTTAACACATTTTTTAGTATCTGCATGGATTGAAGAGAAAGAGGGCATCGGCTTCTTCTTAGTTGAACGAGACTCAAAAGGTTTATCCATTAAAGAAACATGGGATGTTATCGCGATGAGGGGAACAGAGAGTCATGACTTAGTGTTAGATCATGTTGAAGTTTCGGAAGAGCAATTTGTCGAATTCAATCTTGGGCCTAGGGGCAATACTGTGAATGGCTGGATTTTGCATATTCCCGCTTGTTATCTAGGCATTGCACAAGCGGCTCGTGACTATGCGGTAAAATTTGCAGTTGAATACTCTCCGAATAGTTTACAAGGGCCGATTAGCCAATTGCCAAATGTCCAGAATTTAATAGGCGAAATGGACCTAGAACTGATGAAAGCAAGACACTTCCTTTACAGCGTGGCCGATGCCGTAGATGCCGACTCGCGCCGTGAACAGATAACGAATGAACTGGCTGCCGCTAAGCATATAGTGACAAATTCAGCAATTTCGATTGTGGACAAAGCGATGCGATTGGTCGGAGCCAAAAGTCTTCAAATGTCAAATCCGTTGCAAAGGTATTATCGTGATGTACGTGCAGGTCTACATAATCCACCGATGGACGATATGACGATTTCTAAATTAGCTCAAACGGCGATCAAAGAGGCAGAGTCAATGTAA
- a CDS encoding amino acid ABC transporter ATP-binding protein: MITVRNIKKSFNKKPVLHGIDVTVKKGDIIVIVGPSGSGKTTLLRCINYLEKPDVGSISIDGFSIDEKSATKKNILTLRRKTAMVFQHYNLFKNKTVLENIMEGLLVAKKINVAEARQISMDLLRRVGLEEKANDYPVQLSGGQQQRVGIARALALKPSVLLFDEPTSALDPEMVGEVLSIIKKIADEGITMIIVTHEIDFAREVATEVIFMADGVVVEQGTPKDVLVQPKHERTKQFLSRLTKEPEYEI; this comes from the coding sequence TTGATAACTGTAAGAAATATTAAAAAGAGTTTTAATAAGAAGCCAGTGCTACATGGGATTGATGTAACAGTGAAGAAAGGAGATATCATTGTAATAGTCGGGCCAAGTGGATCAGGGAAAACAACCCTCCTTCGTTGCATAAACTATTTAGAAAAACCCGATGTAGGCAGCATTTCAATTGATGGTTTTTCCATAGATGAAAAAAGTGCAACGAAAAAAAACATTCTAACCTTGAGACGAAAAACAGCTATGGTTTTTCAGCATTATAATTTATTCAAAAATAAAACCGTACTTGAAAACATTATGGAAGGTCTTCTCGTTGCGAAGAAAATTAACGTCGCTGAAGCACGTCAGATCAGCATGGATCTTCTTCGAAGAGTCGGTCTTGAAGAAAAAGCAAACGACTACCCGGTGCAACTTTCAGGCGGGCAGCAACAGCGCGTAGGGATTGCCCGCGCACTGGCATTAAAGCCTTCCGTATTGTTATTCGATGAACCAACGTCTGCACTCGATCCCGAAATGGTGGGAGAAGTTCTCTCTATTATTAAGAAAATTGCAGATGAGGGAATTACAATGATTATCGTGACTCATGAAATTGACTTTGCCCGAGAAGTGGCCACTGAAGTTATTTTCATGGCAGATGGGGTTGTTGTTGAACAAGGTACGCCGAAAGATGTCCTAGTCCAACCAAAACACGAACGCACGAAACAATTTTTAAGTAGACTTACGAAAGAACCAGAATATGAAATTTAA
- a CDS encoding transporter substrate-binding domain-containing protein, protein MKRNWLVLLGATVLLAILAGCSNGGSSTTEDGKKIIKVALSDDVNPPFLYTDSENNPIGYDMDYLAEVEKRLPDYKFEYIFGEEESNLVGLATGKVDMAINWFFKNPEREEKFHYPKYEYGYSLTSLITKTDRDDIKTLDDMVGKKFTPMSASGGLRSILNGYNTSNPNNPLTIESIEHPSNADNLKRVDEGKADAIFLNKSTFDAVQETLNLDLKVAGIVSKEPIFIVYNKENIELADQIDEITHELTEDGTLSKLSDKWFSTDFFQDLEYINEKGFSYE, encoded by the coding sequence ATGAAACGTAATTGGCTAGTACTTTTAGGAGCAACGGTGTTGCTAGCTATACTCGCGGGTTGTTCAAATGGCGGGAGTTCAACAACAGAAGACGGAAAAAAGATTATTAAAGTCGCATTGAGCGATGATGTCAATCCTCCCTTTCTATACACAGATAGTGAGAATAACCCGATTGGCTATGACATGGACTATTTAGCAGAAGTTGAAAAAAGACTGCCGGACTACAAATTCGAATATATCTTCGGAGAGGAAGAGTCTAATTTAGTTGGTCTTGCTACAGGTAAAGTTGACATGGCGATTAACTGGTTTTTCAAAAATCCGGAAAGAGAAGAGAAGTTTCATTATCCTAAGTATGAATATGGCTACTCTCTAACATCACTTATAACGAAAACAGACAGAGATGATATAAAAACATTAGATGACATGGTTGGAAAAAAGTTCACGCCCATGTCTGCTAGTGGCGGACTTCGTTCTATTTTAAATGGGTACAACACAAGTAATCCTAATAATCCTTTAACAATTGAAAGCATTGAACACCCTTCAAATGCAGATAACTTAAAGCGTGTTGACGAAGGAAAAGCGGATGCGATCTTCCTCAATAAATCGACATTTGATGCTGTGCAAGAAACATTGAACTTAGATTTAAAAGTAGCTGGAATCGTTTCAAAAGAACCTATCTTTATTGTATATAATAAAGAAAATATCGAACTAGCTGATCAAATCGACGAGATTACGCATGAATTGACAGAGGACGGAACCCTTTCGAAACTATCCGATAAGTGGTTTTCGACAGACTTCTTTCAAGACCTCGAATACATCAATGAAAAAGGATTCAGCTACGAATAA
- a CDS encoding amino acid ABC transporter permease → MSSSLTGWVDIFVRVLDKLPLTLMMMVLSLFFALIIGLGIAVIRIQKYRYIYGIATLYLSFTRSTPLLVQLFLVYFGLPQLLLVFTIDINHWDRLVFAIIAFSFHTGAFMSEVIRSAYLAVGKDQLEAAYSVGMSYPQALRRIILPQAFLISLPNLGNNIIELLKDTSLAFTIGIIDIMGQVRIILGNNHGIGMFQIYVVISLVYWATCIIIESLVGYAEKVFRKGHVGLPK, encoded by the coding sequence ATGAGTTCGAGTTTGACAGGCTGGGTTGACATATTCGTTAGAGTGCTGGATAAACTCCCGCTAACACTAATGATGATGGTCTTATCCTTATTCTTCGCTTTAATTATAGGTTTAGGTATTGCGGTTATACGAATTCAGAAGTACCGGTATATCTATGGAATTGCAACATTATATTTATCATTTACAAGAAGTACACCTTTGTTAGTACAACTGTTTCTAGTTTATTTTGGACTCCCTCAGCTGTTACTTGTCTTTACTATAGATATTAATCATTGGGATCGGCTTGTATTTGCCATTATAGCCTTCTCATTTCATACAGGTGCATTTATGTCTGAGGTTATTCGCTCAGCCTATTTAGCAGTAGGGAAGGATCAACTTGAAGCAGCCTATAGTGTCGGAATGAGCTATCCACAAGCGTTAAGGAGAATTATATTACCGCAAGCCTTTCTCATCTCTTTGCCTAATTTAGGAAATAATATTATCGAATTATTGAAAGACACATCGCTAGCCTTTACCATCGGCATCATCGATATTATGGGGCAAGTCCGTATTATTTTAGGGAATAATCATGGCATCGGCATGTTTCAGATTTACGTTGTGATTTCGCTTGTTTACTGGGCAACTTGCATTATTATTGAAAGTCTTGTCGGCTATGCTGAAAAAGTCTTCAGGAAAGGGCATGTTGGTCTACCGAAGTAA
- a CDS encoding amino acid ABC transporter permease encodes MAVVDFKFALEQVPTVLKGVPWTITIAIVAMLFGLILGLLIALCRIYKIPVLNQLSILYISFIRGTPLIVQLYVFFYGVPVLVDYLNPRLGLQIDADEIPPLLYALVAYTINTAAYQAEIFRSSINATNEGQMEAAYSVGMTTRQGLTRIILPQAFLIALPNLGNVFIGLIKATSLAFAVKVVEVVAISKIIANDGYRFIEMYLVASIIYWVLCLVFEFIFFKLEKRMSRSEARMGLNTSA; translated from the coding sequence ATGGCTGTTGTAGACTTTAAATTTGCTTTAGAGCAAGTGCCCACAGTGTTAAAAGGAGTACCTTGGACAATAACAATAGCCATTGTTGCAATGCTTTTTGGGCTCATTTTGGGTTTGCTAATTGCTCTTTGCAGGATATATAAAATACCTGTATTAAATCAGTTGTCCATTTTGTATATCTCTTTCATTAGAGGAACGCCCTTAATTGTTCAGTTATACGTCTTTTTCTACGGTGTTCCCGTACTCGTTGACTATCTGAACCCTCGTCTCGGTTTACAAATAGATGCAGATGAAATTCCACCACTTCTGTATGCGCTTGTTGCTTATACGATAAATACGGCAGCTTATCAGGCGGAAATCTTCCGTTCATCCATAAATGCCACAAATGAAGGACAGATGGAAGCAGCCTATTCGGTCGGGATGACAACGAGACAAGGTTTGACGCGGATCATTCTGCCACAAGCGTTTTTAATCGCATTGCCTAATTTGGGAAATGTTTTTATTGGGCTTATTAAAGCAACCTCATTAGCTTTCGCTGTAAAAGTTGTAGAAGTAGTAGCCATTTCCAAAATTATAGCGAACGATGGATACCGTTTTATCGAAATGTATTTAGTCGCATCCATTATTTATTGGGTTCTTTGCCTCGTCTTTGAATTTATCTTTTTTAAACTGGAGAAGAGGATGAGTCGTTCTGAGGCAAGAATGGGTCTGAATACATCTGCTTAA
- a CDS encoding TetR/AcrR family transcriptional regulator yields MNLREQKAAHKKEAIMKAAISVFTEKGYGGASLEDVAQKLFMTKGAVYYYFKDKQDLLYQSQVYLLQKSNHLISEILDSKSATIEKMKKAIVQHTEYVINERSGFESMLNPESFLTIDQQNEILRLKNEYESKFDKLIEKGIKEGVFIQGNIKIVRNLLLGAMNWVMQWYSEGGKKSKAELSDMIAFYLLRMLLQNPDENYVKGGGDDEVQ; encoded by the coding sequence GTGAATTTACGTGAACAAAAAGCTGCTCACAAAAAAGAAGCCATCATGAAAGCAGCAATCAGTGTTTTCACTGAAAAAGGTTATGGAGGAGCATCATTGGAGGATGTTGCCCAAAAATTATTCATGACAAAAGGCGCGGTCTATTACTATTTTAAAGATAAGCAGGATTTACTTTATCAAAGCCAAGTATATCTGCTGCAAAAAAGTAACCATTTGATATCGGAAATTTTGGATAGCAAATCGGCAACTATAGAGAAGATGAAAAAAGCCATTGTTCAACATACGGAATATGTCATTAATGAACGTTCAGGTTTCGAAAGTATGTTAAACCCTGAATCTTTTCTAACAATTGATCAGCAGAATGAAATTCTTCGATTGAAAAACGAATATGAAAGCAAATTTGATAAATTGATTGAAAAAGGGATAAAAGAAGGGGTCTTTATCCAAGGGAACATTAAAATCGTCCGGAACTTGTTGCTTGGTGCCATGAACTGGGTGATGCAATGGTATTCAGAAGGCGGGAAGAAGAGTAAAGCCGAGCTATCCGACATGATTGCTTTCTACTTGCTCCGCATGCTACTCCAAAATCCTGATGAAAATTATGTAAAGGGAGGTGGCGATGATGAAGTTCAATGA
- a CDS encoding MaoC/PaaZ C-terminal domain-containing protein, which yields MKFNEFEVGDNFLTAPYTVTKEEIIEFAEKYDPQHMHLDEEKAKNGPFGGLIASGLHSLAGVWSKWVALDVVGEDAIGGAGIERLNWLLPVRPDDQLIGEFQISQKRKLSDGVRGLIVIDAKVHNQNGKEVMEFTLKAIIRA from the coding sequence ATGAAGTTCAATGAATTTGAAGTAGGCGATAATTTTCTGACGGCACCCTATACTGTTACAAAAGAGGAAATCATTGAGTTTGCAGAAAAATATGATCCCCAGCATATGCATCTTGACGAAGAAAAGGCAAAAAACGGTCCGTTTGGAGGGCTAATTGCCTCGGGATTACACTCATTGGCAGGAGTTTGGTCCAAATGGGTAGCACTTGATGTAGTCGGAGAAGATGCCATCGGAGGTGCCGGTATTGAGAGATTGAATTGGTTGCTTCCAGTAAGACCTGATGATCAGCTTATCGGGGAATTCCAAATATCCCAAAAAAGAAAACTTTCAGATGGAGTTCGGGGATTGATAGTCATCGATGCCAAGGTGCATAACCAGAATGGAAAAGAGGTGATGGAGTTCACACTAAAAGCCATTATTCGCGCATGA
- a CDS encoding CaiB/BaiF CoA-transferase family protein, whose translation MPLKDVKVLDLSRLLPGPYCTMILADFGAEVIKVEEPEVGDYIRHYEPKRDENSAIYHSLNRNKKSICLDLKDSEDHRCFLKLAEGADVIVESFRPGVMKRLGLDYDVLKKINPRLIYCSITGYGQTGPYAEKPGHDINYMSYAGLLDLMGERGRKPIVPAAQIADIGGGAMPAVIGILLALLNRSKSGKGQMVDIAMLDGVISWLPLLLPQHYAGTEVIRGESLLNGGYACYQVYETSDQRYLSVGALESKFWQAFCNKIGKPEVIARQGAPKEEQEDLIKEVQAVIKNKTLEQWMEMFSDGEACVSPVLKIDELERNAQIAERRMLKNLPGDSNSKFKEISSPIKLSNTPAAPIRRAPTLGEHTEEIMKSLGVSYHK comes from the coding sequence ATGCCACTTAAGGATGTGAAGGTGCTAGATCTATCACGGTTACTGCCAGGACCTTACTGCACTATGATACTTGCTGATTTCGGAGCAGAGGTCATAAAAGTAGAAGAGCCGGAGGTTGGGGATTATATCCGCCATTATGAACCGAAGCGGGATGAAAATAGTGCGATTTACCACTCGCTTAACCGCAATAAAAAAAGCATCTGCTTGGATTTGAAAGACAGTGAAGATCACAGATGCTTTTTGAAGCTGGCCGAAGGAGCGGATGTGATAGTGGAATCATTTCGACCAGGTGTCATGAAACGTTTGGGGTTAGATTATGATGTGTTGAAAAAAATTAACCCACGACTAATCTATTGCAGCATCACCGGTTATGGCCAAACCGGGCCTTACGCTGAAAAGCCAGGACATGACATTAATTATATGAGTTATGCAGGTCTGCTTGACTTGATGGGTGAAAGGGGCAGAAAGCCAATTGTGCCTGCAGCTCAAATTGCGGATATTGGCGGTGGGGCCATGCCGGCAGTCATAGGAATTCTGCTTGCATTACTTAATAGAAGCAAGAGTGGAAAAGGGCAGATGGTTGATATAGCCATGTTGGATGGCGTTATTTCCTGGTTGCCCTTATTGTTGCCGCAGCATTACGCGGGAACGGAAGTTATTCGTGGTGAATCCTTGCTGAATGGAGGATACGCCTGTTATCAAGTCTATGAAACAAGCGATCAGCGGTATCTTTCTGTAGGGGCTTTGGAATCTAAATTCTGGCAAGCGTTTTGTAATAAAATCGGCAAACCGGAGGTCATAGCGCGACAGGGAGCCCCGAAGGAGGAACAGGAAGATTTAATAAAGGAAGTTCAAGCAGTGATAAAGAATAAAACGCTTGAACAATGGATGGAGATGTTTTCAGATGGAGAGGCATGTGTTTCTCCTGTCTTGAAAATTGATGAACTGGAGAGGAATGCCCAGATTGCGGAACGAAGAATGCTAAAAAACCTGCCGGGAGATTCGAACAGCAAATTTAAGGAAATCAGTAGTCCTATTAAACTTTCAAACACCCCAGCAGCCCCTATAAGGCGCGCACCTACTCTTGGTGAGCATACAGAGGAAATCATGAAAAGCTTGGGAGTGTCATATCACAAGTAA
- a CDS encoding thiolase family protein, translated as MVGVGMTKFGKLYDFSLKDLTKIAVEGALKDAAIPKEWIDAVYFSNTGQGAIEGQHAVRGQVAVRPLEFEEIPVINVENACASASTALNQAIQFLKAGEGDFALAVGAEKMNKKSGEKDFSIFDSAWDVETPRENMEVLKRLEKGFDMPKDAKNAANYSMFMDVYASFAKYHMARFGTTQEQIAAVSAKNHQHSVYNNLAQYQKPFTIEEVLAAPPIVYPFTLPMCSPVSDGAAAAIICTEEGLKRLKDKSRAVEVAASVVQTGSNRKPDEVEKHLTALAAKKAYEKAGLGPEDISVAELHDATAIGEIIQIENLGFCDFGEGGPLSLRGEFSLSGRLPVNPSGGLESKGHPIGATGLGQIFELVTQLRNEAGNRQVEYAKVAIAENGGGVYGLEEAVAAITILKTLN; from the coding sequence ATTGTCGGCGTCGGAATGACGAAGTTCGGTAAACTATACGACTTCTCACTGAAGGATCTTACAAAAATAGCGGTCGAAGGAGCATTGAAAGATGCAGCTATACCGAAAGAATGGATAGATGCAGTATATTTTTCTAACACCGGCCAAGGAGCCATTGAAGGCCAACATGCGGTAAGGGGACAAGTGGCTGTACGTCCGCTCGAATTTGAAGAGATTCCTGTAATCAATGTTGAGAATGCCTGTGCCAGTGCAAGCACAGCTTTAAACCAAGCAATCCAATTTCTGAAAGCGGGGGAAGGCGATTTTGCTCTTGCAGTCGGAGCGGAAAAAATGAACAAAAAGTCTGGAGAGAAGGATTTTAGCATTTTTGACTCTGCATGGGATGTTGAAACGCCTCGGGAAAATATGGAAGTCCTGAAACGATTGGAGAAAGGTTTTGACATGCCGAAAGACGCGAAAAATGCAGCTAATTATAGCATGTTCATGGATGTTTATGCTTCATTTGCCAAATATCATATGGCTCGCTTCGGGACTACCCAAGAACAGATTGCGGCTGTATCGGCTAAAAATCATCAGCACTCGGTGTACAACAATTTAGCGCAGTACCAAAAACCATTCACGATTGAAGAAGTCTTGGCGGCACCGCCGATTGTATACCCTTTTACGTTGCCGATGTGTTCACCGGTAAGTGATGGGGCTGCTGCCGCAATTATCTGCACTGAAGAAGGGCTGAAAAGATTAAAAGATAAAAGCCGAGCGGTGGAAGTTGCTGCTTCAGTCGTGCAAACGGGGTCAAACCGAAAACCGGATGAAGTGGAAAAGCATCTAACGGCACTTGCGGCAAAGAAGGCCTACGAAAAAGCAGGGCTCGGGCCGGAAGATATATCGGTGGCTGAACTACATGATGCGACTGCTATCGGAGAAATTATTCAAATTGAAAATCTAGGCTTCTGCGACTTCGGGGAAGGTGGACCATTGAGCTTAAGAGGGGAGTTCAGCTTATCGGGGCGGCTTCCGGTCAACCCATCGGGAGGCTTGGAATCGAAAGGGCATCCTATTGGAGCAACGGGTCTCGGTCAGATCTTTGAACTGGTAACTCAATTGCGAAATGAAGCTGGCAACAGGCAAGTTGAATATGCCAAAGTGGCTATTGCTGAAAATGGTGGAGGAGTTTATGGCCTCGAAGAAGCGGTCGCTGCTATCACAATTTTAAAAACGCTTAATTAG